A region from the Sebastes umbrosus isolate fSebUmb1 chromosome 18, fSebUmb1.pri, whole genome shotgun sequence genome encodes:
- the LOC119477424 gene encoding CD109 antigen-like, with amino-acid sequence MMVKVTAVQRKQSPWKWEMKEEESNMSGPSVHPEEMLPKIMEYNVPRDGILRLNVEITNETETLTIDADLEDSHETLHLHRSYTSPSHSYLQIGTPYRHPEAVSILILPVRSNFPITEFHYIVMSRGQVVSAGKAYRFLYLEPETSWAPVACVIVYCVRPDGEIVNDVMQLPVTQTLQNQVSLSFNQVSRKPGEEVRLRVKVAESASLVGILVVDKATKWKGDNDITKEAVLKEMKEYATADDAHSDMMTMGDPFSVFKTCDLVALTDASLHEMRPPPRPEFPGEERFFMTQGDGSHVEQHQEPRERRNFPETWIWMDINTNNSDTAEMTLTVPDSITTWTATAFVMSENLGLGIVEEPVELRVSQFFFISLNLPAYIIRGEELLLEVVLFNSYYIDLEVVVIVAASEIFEFVYVDDDEIHNCSQQQVLLR; translated from the exons ATGATGGTTAAAGTGACAGCGGTACAGCGAAAGCAAAGTCCGTGGAAGTGGGAAATGAAGGAGGAAGAGTCAAACATGTCGGGCCCTTCAGTACATCCAGAGGAGATGCTGCCTAAAATAATGGAGTATAATGTCCCTCGAGACGGAATCCTACGTCTCAACGTCGAGATCACGAATGAAACGGAAACACTCACAATTGAT gctGACTTAGAGGACAGCCATGAAACGCTACATCTCCATAGAAGCTACACATCCCCCAGTCACTCCTACCTGCAGATAGGAACACCTTACAGACATCCAGAG GCTGTTTCAATCCTCATTCTGCCTGTTCGGAGCAATTTTCCAATAACTGAGTTTCACTACATA GTGATGTCCAGAGGTCAGGTGGTGTCTGCTGGGAAAGCATATCGTTTTCTCTATCTGGAGCCAGAAACCAGCTGGGCTCCTGTGGCCTGCGTCATCGTCTACTGTGTGCGTCCCGACGGAGAGATCGTCAACGACGTGATGCAGCTGCCCGTCACCCAGACTTTACAGAACCAG GTGTCTCTGAGCTTTAACCAGGTTTCGAGGAAGCCAGGTGAGGAGGTCAGACTGCGGGTCAAGGTGGCGGAGTCCGCCTCTCTGGTCGGCATCCTGGTGGTCGACAAGGCGACAAAGTGGAAGGGTGACAATGACATCACCAAGGAGGCG GTGCTGAAGGAGATGAAGGAGTACGCCACGGCCGACGACGCCCACTCTGACATGATGACAATGGGAGATCCTTTCTCCGTCTTCAAG ACATGTGATCTCGTAGCGTTGACCGACGCCAGTTTACACGAGATGAGACCGCCGCCGAGGCCTGAATTTC CAGGGGAGGAAAGGTTTTTCATGACCCAGGGAGACGGTTCACATGTGGAGCAACATCAGGAGCCACGAGAGCGCAGGAACTTTCCAGAGACCTGGATATGGATGGACATCAACACAAA TAATTCAGACACAGCAGAGATGACTCTGACTGTACCAGACAGCATCACAACCTGGACAGCCACCGCCTTCGTCATGTCTGAGAACCTGGGTCTGGGCATCGTAGAGGAGCCTGTAGAG CTCAGAGTGTcccagtttttcttcatctcccttAACCTGCCGGCCTACATCATCcgaggagaggagctgctgctggaggtcgTTCTGTTCAACTCCTACTATATAGACCTGGAG GTCGTGGTGATTGTTGCAGCGAGTGAGATTTTTGAGTTTGTGTACGTGGACGATGACGAAATACATAATTGTTCCCAGCAACAAGTTTTGTTAAGATGA
- the si:dkey-96g2.1 gene encoding uncharacterized protein si:dkey-96g2.1: MAGLCWMVVAVAFSLSIGNSMAVGLDRLTQIMKEIKNRYFIPNMQFSLAANIPVDQNQLKNAFNADDPDVVEDTVKSGEVYEGTNVVEATFKRVELPGRVYTDHAEYRVLEKIHDLATRSEGNILIFYSYLSPCGAKCASKTHPYSILKKLKDTIDGAKWNDRAFVFSKVFDGKTIDEKDIKGSLENLGESVGQNNTFRCYTSNKRCIKCFIDGKLAAECFKN; the protein is encoded by the exons ATGGCCGGTCTGTGTTGgatggtggtggcggtggcCTTCAGCCTGTCTATTGGAAACAGTATGGCTGTGGGTCTGGATCGGCTGACACAAATTATGAAAGAAATCAAGAACAG GTACTTCATACCCAACATGCAGTTCAGTTTGGCTGCAAACATCCCAGTGGACCAGAACCAGCTTAAGAATGCCTTCAATGCAGACGATCCTGACGTTGTGGAAGATACGGTTAAAAGTGGTGAAGTGTACGAAGGTACCAATGTGGTTGAAGCAACATTTAAAAGAGTTGAACTGCCTGGCAGAGTGTATACTGATCATGCAGAGTACCGTGTACTGGAGAAAATACATGATTTAGCTACCAGGAGTGAGGGTAATATTCTGATCTTCTATTCCTACCTTTCTCCATGTGGTGCTAAGTGTGCAAGCAAGACCCATCCCTACAGTATCTTAAAGAAACTTAAAGACACCATTGACGGTGCCAAATGGAACGACAgagcttttgtgttttccaaAGTATTTGATGGTAAGACCATTGACGAGAAAGATATTAAAGGGAGCCTTGAAAATCTTGGAGAATCTGTTGGTCAAAACAACACATTCCGTTGCTACACGTCAAACAAAAGATGCATCAAGTGCTTCATCGATGGAAAACTTGCAGCTGAGTGTTTTAAAAACTAG